A genomic stretch from Anaerolineae bacterium includes:
- a CDS encoding DUF5132 domain-containing protein → MNFENGRNILAGVVIGVVISWLARDGLHSLAPIARPVIKRTMKLAILGYERGREMAAHLAETVSDLAAEVEAETKSVQTSSSYIITPDRQSE, encoded by the coding sequence ATGAATTTTGAAAACGGAAGGAACATCCTTGCGGGTGTTGTCATCGGAGTTGTGATAAGCTGGTTAGCACGGGATGGCCTACACTCTTTAGCACCCATTGCTCGTCCCGTGATCAAGCGCACCATGAAGCTGGCCATCCTGGGTTACGAACGTGGCCGTGAGATGGCTGCTCACCTAGCCGAGACAGTCAGTGATCTGGCTGCCGAGGTCGAAGCCGAGACGAAGAGCGTCCAGACGAGTTCCAGTTATATCATCACCCCTGATCGTCAGTCTGAATAA